One window of the Bradyrhizobium sp. NP1 genome contains the following:
- a CDS encoding MFS transporter, with translation MGTERQDLVAAYDRAPLDARYFATVGLTIATSVFDYFDYYIVGFLVAVLAPQWHLTFGQTSVILLSAGVGAIVGSLAWGALADRFGRKTLLVAGVTLCALSSGSVSFIPDGAWIGFALLRFFVGFGVGAATSVLLPLIVEYTPTRHRTLVTSATTIPVSLGILTASLLAATLLHQIGWRGLAALGFIPLVPAVLIALIVPESVRWLVSRGRHAEARRIVARALKVSPDTLGEPQNGPAGTSVPSVGFSERFREPRLVVLTVIVWFGASTANYGVFLWGPTIVALLMGVSPSEVAHLFVVVSLTGMLGRAIFSFLPHWIGRRRCGEIMGYGIALSLGAAALFFDRTLFGYPAFLVLLIPAAMFFDGGFSNIAPYSAEIFPVRLAARGVGLAQAANGVGKITGPLCLALIAGASNLITPKATIDAVTPAFLFLAGCGLAIGLAFSLLGVETHGRPLAMEGDERPSPAHIKESTGTGERGRIGEAEAVAARAPLS, from the coding sequence ATGGGGACCGAACGACAAGATCTCGTCGCCGCTTATGACCGCGCGCCGCTCGATGCCCGTTACTTCGCTACCGTCGGGCTGACCATCGCGACCAGCGTCTTCGATTATTTCGACTACTATATTGTCGGGTTCCTCGTTGCGGTGCTGGCGCCGCAATGGCACCTGACGTTTGGGCAGACCTCGGTGATCCTGCTCAGCGCCGGCGTCGGCGCGATTGTCGGCTCGCTGGCGTGGGGCGCGCTGGCCGACCGGTTCGGGCGCAAGACGCTGCTGGTCGCCGGCGTCACGCTGTGCGCACTGAGCTCGGGCTCCGTCTCGTTCATTCCCGACGGCGCCTGGATCGGTTTCGCCCTGCTTCGTTTCTTTGTCGGATTCGGGGTCGGCGCCGCCACCTCGGTCCTCCTGCCGCTGATCGTCGAATACACGCCGACGCGCCACCGCACGCTCGTCACCAGCGCGACCACGATTCCTGTCTCGCTCGGGATACTGACAGCGTCACTGCTGGCGGCGACGCTGTTGCACCAGATCGGTTGGCGCGGTCTTGCCGCGCTCGGCTTCATTCCGCTGGTGCCGGCGGTGCTGATTGCGTTGATCGTGCCGGAATCGGTGCGCTGGCTGGTCTCGCGCGGGCGGCATGCCGAGGCGCGCCGCATCGTCGCGCGTGCGCTCAAGGTCTCGCCGGATACGCTAGGTGAGCCTCAGAATGGACCGGCGGGCACAAGCGTGCCGAGCGTGGGCTTCTCGGAGCGGTTCCGGGAGCCAAGGCTGGTCGTGCTCACGGTCATCGTCTGGTTCGGCGCCAGCACCGCCAATTATGGCGTCTTCCTGTGGGGACCGACCATCGTTGCACTGCTGATGGGCGTTTCACCGAGCGAGGTCGCTCACCTGTTCGTCGTCGTCAGCCTGACCGGCATGCTCGGGCGCGCCATATTCTCCTTCCTGCCGCACTGGATCGGACGCCGCCGCTGCGGCGAGATCATGGGCTACGGCATCGCGCTGTCGCTCGGCGCGGCGGCGCTGTTCTTCGACAGGACGCTGTTCGGCTACCCGGCTTTCCTGGTATTGCTGATCCCGGCGGCGATGTTTTTCGACGGCGGCTTTTCCAACATCGCGCCCTATTCGGCGGAGATCTTTCCGGTTCGCTTGGCTGCACGGGGGGTCGGGCTGGCGCAGGCGGCCAATGGCGTCGGCAAGATCACCGGCCCGCTGTGCCTTGCCTTGATCGCGGGCGCCTCGAACCTGATCACACCCAAGGCGACGATCGACGCGGTGACGCCGGCATTTCTGTTCCTGGCCGGCTGCGGTCTTGCGATCGGGCTCGCCTTCAGCTTGCTCGGCGTCGAGACGCATGGCAGGCCCCTCGCAATGGAAGGTGACGAACGGCCATCTCCGGCGCACATTAAAGAAAGCACGGGAACAGGCGAACGCGGGCGAATAGGCGAGGCTGAGGCCGTTGCGGCGCGCGCCCCGCTCTCCTAG
- a CDS encoding IclR family transcriptional regulator, whose amino-acid sequence MAGSFNRAALLLRAIAQDAPRGASLRDLVTRTGLPRPTIHRVLRLLADSNWIERDDDAQFYLGRDLVGLGLAAMVRHPLQRIADPALARLAEDIDQTIYLTLRVGDDAVCVARHEPQDRIQTLVLQVGTREALGTGAGGMAILAALPEQEAQRIIAANIRRYRQRKGFDEAGFREAYTLAQRRGYALHDGLFREGISGIGVAIRDAARHPLAAISTAFVSEWLNQNEREHCATLLQETAANLSRELLSLAR is encoded by the coding sequence ATGGCAGGCAGCTTCAACCGTGCCGCGCTGCTGCTGCGCGCCATCGCCCAGGATGCACCTCGCGGCGCGTCGCTGCGCGATCTCGTCACGCGGACCGGCCTGCCGCGGCCGACCATTCACCGCGTGCTCAGGCTGCTCGCCGATTCCAACTGGATCGAGCGCGACGACGACGCGCAGTTTTATCTCGGCCGCGACCTCGTCGGCCTCGGACTGGCGGCGATGGTGAGGCATCCGTTGCAGCGGATCGCCGATCCGGCGCTCGCCCGGCTTGCCGAAGACATCGATCAGACCATCTACCTGACGCTGCGCGTCGGCGACGACGCGGTGTGCGTCGCGCGGCACGAACCGCAGGACCGCATCCAGACCCTGGTGCTGCAGGTCGGCACGCGCGAAGCGCTCGGCACGGGCGCCGGCGGCATGGCGATCCTCGCCGCGCTGCCCGAACAGGAGGCGCAGCGTATTATCGCGGCGAATATCCGCCGCTACCGGCAGCGCAAGGGCTTTGACGAAGCAGGCTTTCGCGAGGCTTACACGCTTGCCCAGCGCCGCGGCTATGCGCTTCACGACGGGCTGTTTCGCGAAGGCATCAGCGGCATCGGCGTCGCGATCCGCGACGCGGCGCGCCATCCGCTTGCCGCGATCAGCACCGCCTTCGTCTCGGAATGGCTGAACCAGAACGAGCGCGAGCATTGCGCGACGCTTTTGCAGGAAACGGCGGCCAACCTGTCGCGCGAGCTGCTGTCGCTTGCGCGCTGA
- a CDS encoding Xaa-Pro peptidase family protein, whose translation MQDSVKTQTAVRGIPFDTGKLDRLMEEAGIDVLLATSKHNVQYLLDAERAIFFDYMDALGISRYLPVVIYPKGAPDKAAYIGHGLEAHQRQVAPPWVPEVQASTSGSLDAIALAVQAIRSRGVPAKRIGVEFPFLPMDAGKALQDAFPDSQIKDALYVLERLRAIKTPAELAKLRKASELVIESMLDVIAHHGPGTTKRQIVEALRVAEVNRGLTFEYCLIASGTSHNRAPSEQRWETGDVMSIDSGGNYHGYIGDLARMAVLGEPDRELKDLLAEIESVQRAAFAVIKPGVPGGEIYTAAERAMQKMSERDNSEFLAHGMGLVSHEAPRLTATGPVRYDAADTSRPLEPGMVVSVETTMKHPRRGFIKLEDTVAVTADGHEIFGEGGRGWNIGGTALR comes from the coding sequence ATGCAGGACAGCGTCAAGACCCAGACCGCCGTGCGCGGCATTCCGTTCGACACGGGCAAGCTCGACAGGCTGATGGAAGAGGCGGGCATCGACGTGCTGCTCGCCACCTCCAAGCACAATGTGCAGTATCTGCTTGATGCCGAGCGGGCGATCTTCTTCGACTACATGGACGCGCTTGGCATATCCCGCTATCTGCCCGTGGTGATCTATCCCAAGGGCGCGCCCGACAAGGCGGCCTATATCGGGCATGGGCTCGAGGCGCATCAGCGGCAGGTCGCGCCGCCCTGGGTTCCCGAGGTGCAGGCCTCGACCAGCGGATCGCTCGATGCGATCGCGCTGGCGGTGCAGGCCATCCGCTCACGCGGCGTGCCGGCCAAGCGGATCGGCGTCGAATTCCCCTTCCTGCCGATGGATGCCGGCAAGGCGCTGCAGGATGCTTTTCCGGACAGCCAGATCAAGGATGCGCTTTACGTGCTGGAGCGCCTGCGTGCGATCAAGACCCCGGCCGAGCTCGCCAAGCTGCGCAAGGCCTCCGAGCTCGTGATCGAATCCATGCTCGACGTGATCGCCCATCACGGACCCGGCACCACCAAGCGGCAGATCGTCGAGGCGCTCAGGGTTGCCGAGGTCAATCGCGGGCTGACCTTCGAGTACTGCCTGATCGCGAGCGGGACCAGCCACAACCGCGCGCCTTCCGAGCAGCGCTGGGAAACCGGCGACGTGATGTCGATCGATTCCGGCGGCAACTATCACGGCTATATCGGCGATCTCGCGCGCATGGCGGTGCTGGGCGAGCCGGATCGCGAGCTGAAGGATCTGCTCGCCGAAATCGAATCCGTGCAGCGCGCGGCCTTTGCCGTCATCAAGCCGGGCGTACCGGGCGGCGAGATCTACACGGCGGCGGAACGCGCCATGCAGAAGATGAGCGAGCGCGACAACAGCGAATTCCTCGCCCACGGCATGGGCCTGGTCAGCCACGAGGCGCCGCGCCTCACCGCCACCGGGCCGGTCCGCTATGATGCGGCGGATACGAGCCGCCCGCTCGAGCCCGGCATGGTGGTTTCGGTGGAGACCACCATGAAGCATCCGCGCCGCGGCTTCATCAAGCTGGAGGATACGGTCGCGGTGACGGCTGATGGTCACGAGATCTTCGGTGAGGGCGGCCGCGGCTGGAATATCGGCGGCACCGCGCTGCGCTGA